One Anaerotignum faecicola genomic window, GGCGGAGATTGAAGGCGACATGGGTGACTCCCATGTAGGCCTGCAGGCTCGTCTGATGTCCCAGGCGCTGAGAAAGCTGACCGGTGTCATCAGCAAGTCTAACTGTACCGTGCTTTTTATCAACCAGCTGCGTGAGAAGGTGGGCGTTATGTTCGGTAACCCGGAGACGACGACCGGCGGCCGTGCGCTTAAGTTCTATGCATCTGTCCGTATGGATATCAGAAGAATCGAGTCCTTAAAGCAGGGCGGTGAAGTCGTTGGTAACCGTGTCCGTGTGAAGGTTGTTAAGAATAAGATCGCTCCCCCATTTAAGGAAGCAGAGT contains:
- a CDS encoding DNA recombination/repair protein RecA, encoding LYISQPDNGEQALEITETMVRSGAVDIIIVDSVAALVPKAEIEGDMGDSHVGLQARLMSQALRKLTGVISKSNCTVLFINQLREKVGVMFGNPETTTGGRALKFYASVRMDIRRIESLKQGGEVVGNRVRVKVVKNKIAPPFKEAE